The DNA window TTGAAAGCTCTTTTAAATGAGATAGCACAAATAAAAGAATTGCTTAGTATATCTGAACAAACTAATACAGATGTAGAAAGCAGAAAACAAAGTAGAACGGAGACATTAGAACAATCAATAGTTCGTTACTTGGAGCAAATAGAGTTAATAAAAAGTATAAAAAAACTTGATGAATTTTACTCAACATTAGAAGATAACAAAAGTAAGTTTGAAGTATTAGGAGAATATAATACATATCAATTTTCAAGACAATTTGATTGGTTTGGGTTTAGCGGTTTTAAACATTGGTGTTATCAAAGTGGAAGTGCTTGGGATTATAGTCCAACAGTAAAAAAATTAGATAAGATTAAGGTGTCTGCTCGAAAGATAGCAGAAGGAGTAAAAAAAACATATTATAATGAATATAGCCCGCAAAGAGAAGCTATAATTACGGTATCTGCTAAGACGGATATAGCTAGACAAGGGATAGCCACAATAAATTCATTTAAATCAAATATAGCCGAGACATTTAAAGGGCAAGGTGTAAGATCGAAGTTTGATGATGGTATAGCTAAACCATTAGGCGAGGTAATAAGAGTAGAAAAAACAAATATGGATGCAATGGAAATATGTATAAGAAGTATGCGACAAAGTGTAATAGCATTAGCGGATAGTCACCAAGCAAATGATACTACAATAGAGCAAAATTGGAATACAAAACAAGATGTATTAGGAAACTATAAAGTAGGGAAAATACCTAGCGATTTTAACACATTTGTAGAAAAATCAGGGTTATTCGATGATTTGGCGGTGCTAAAGGCGTTTGACAAACAAGTAGATGATGAGGCTAATAATCTATCGTCTAAAATGGCAACTTCATTTACAGCGTATCTCACAGTAGCAAAAGATAAAAGTAGAAATACTTATGCAGATTTAAAAGAAACACAAGCGAGTGTGGTAAGTTTAATACCAGATTTTCCGACAGGTATTTATTATAAAGAAGAAAAAGAAGAAGGAGAATATGACATACACTACTATCACACAATAGAGGAGAGTATAGCAGTTGCATCAGCAATAAAAGAGACAGAAAAATTAATAACAGAATTGGAAAAGTCGTATCGAGACACTATACAAACAATTGATTCAGCAGGAGGATCATTGTCTACGCTAAAAATAGAATTAAGGAATTACTTAGAAGATGCGATATATAATTATTCAACATTATCAGAGGTCATAAGGGCTCAAAGAATGATAGCGTTAGTAATGAATAAGATAAATGCTCAGGTAATAAGTTTTTCTGAATTGGTGAATCAAAATAAAGGGAAATCAATAGAGGCTTTAGATAGTAGAATGAAAGAGTTAGGGGTAATGACTTCTCATGTATCAGAGTTAATAAGCACATGTTTTGGGAATAAATAGGAAAATTAAAGAATAAAACTTTTAGAATAATAAAAAGATAGTCGCAACTTTAAAATAAGGTTGCGACTATTTTACATATCACTACCTAGAAGGATAAAAATATAGTATAATATAAAAAAATAAATCATTTTTGTTTTATAGAAAGGAACAGCGTATGAACATATTACAAAGTAGTAAAGAACAAGCTGCCTCATCTGCAACATCTTTGAAAACTGCAAGTAATAATATTTCCCAAGAAATAACAGTAACAAAAGATACGCAAACAACAGTAGCCGGCAACACTAACGCACAAAATAGTATAGAAGTATCTAACCAAACAGCGAGTAAAATGTCAAAAGTTATTCAAAGCATGTCTAATAACATTCATAGTGTAGCTGTAGAATTCCAGGCAATGGACAATACATTAGGAACACAACTAGAAGGTGTAAAAAGCTTAAGAGGATTCTAGATGACAAAAGATCAAGACAACTATCAAAAAAGAATATTGTTAGAAGAACAACTAAAAGACAACAAAAAGAAACAAGTCAAGTTGGAAGAAATAGAAAATACATATCAAGACATTGAAATTCATGGTAGATATCTAAAAGAAACAGTACACAAAATATTTACAGGACAATACAATACCCACCTAGAACAACTACACTATTTTGAAAAACAAAATAAGAAATATCTAGACAAAAGAAAATATACGCTACTAGAAGAAGAGATAAACCTAAAACTTCAAAAGCAAAAACTAGAAACAAAAGAGAAATAAGGAAAGAGGAAAGAAATGAGTATAGACATGATACTAGATATGACAGAAAGCCAAACACAAGGTATAAAAAATCTAGTAACAAAACAAAATGAAGCCTACACAGAATTACAAAAAAGCTTGGCAGAATTCATACTCCAAACAGATAAACTAAAAGGAGTAACATACGATTCAGCCAAAAAATACTGTGCAGTAGTAATAGAACCATTAGTAAGAGGATGTATACTACTAAATGAAGAGATCAGCCGAGCAAACGAAAACTATATAAATACCTACAAGTCAGAAGTAGATACTGTTAGTCTAAAACAACAAGAACTAGAAAGACTAATTCGAGAAGCAGAAGGACAGATAAGAAGAGTAGAACACATATTAAACCTATTATATCAAGAAGACCCAATAAGCTATTCTCAAATAAGTATGGCAGAAGAAAATAAAGAGACATACAGAAAATTAAAGAATGAGTTAGAAGAAAAGTTAAGAAAGCTATTAGCGTTTAATGCGAAATCACCAAGTATATTTAGTGAAGTAGAGGTATTAAAATCATCAGTTGACCAAGGATTAGCACAAGCAGAAAAGAGTTGGTCACCAACATCAAAAACATTCAACTTACCAAGTAGAAGTGATATGGGATGGATAGAAGCTATAGATGGGAAATGGTTAGAAAAAGACTATACCCAAGAAGAGATAGAGTATAAGAAAACATTAAAATTACAATATGGATTTGATGACAAAACAGCTAGGATAATAATAAAAGCAAGAAAAAATATATATAACGATTCTAGAATACCAGATAATGAAAAAGATTATGTATTTACTAGATTGTTAGGTGGATTATATTATGATTTGAATTCTGGGGTAAAGGGATTTGGAGAACAACTTGCGTGGCAAAATACGGCAGGGGCTGGAGTAATTATTGGAGATGTCATAATGATGATAGATACACAATTAAAAGAATATGGTATACTAAAAGATAAAGAATATGAGTACTTAAAATATAAGGTTAGAATACAACATGGAGGTTATGGTTACTATAATAGTATTGATGAAGGGGCTCGACCACGGTATAAAAGAACTATGGAAACGGCGTTAGGGCGTAAAATAACAGAGGATGAATTCGAAAAACTATGGGATAGTCAAATAGATGCATTTAAAGGAAAAACAGATTTCGCCCATCAGTATATCACAATGGCAACACATCTATATGGAAAACCACGTCTTGCCGATCTTAAAGATGGTCATAAAAATACAAATGACATGTCAGGATGGTTTGGAGATACAACAGATGTAGCCGGTGTTAAGCCAAGTATAGGAAATGATGATTATAAGGCAGATTTAGATGCAGTTAATATAGTAAGCTCGATGAAAAAAAAT is part of the Gemella haemolysans ATCC 10379 genome and encodes:
- a CDS encoding T7SS effector LXG polymorphic toxin, whose protein sequence is MSIDMILDMTESQTQGIKNLVTKQNEAYTELQKSLAEFILQTDKLKGVTYDSAKKYCAVVIEPLVRGCILLNEEISRANENYINTYKSEVDTVSLKQQELERLIREAEGQIRRVEHILNLLYQEDPISYSQISMAEENKETYRKLKNELEEKLRKLLAFNAKSPSIFSEVEVLKSSVDQGLAQAEKSWSPTSKTFNLPSRSDMGWIEAIDGKWLEKDYTQEEIEYKKTLKLQYGFDDKTARIIIKARKNIYNDSRIPDNEKDYVFTRLLGGLYYDLNSGVKGFGEQLAWQNTAGAGVIIGDVIMMIDTQLKEYGILKDKEYEYLKYKVRIQHGGYGYYNSIDEGARPRYKRTMETALGRKITEDEFEKLWDSQIDAFKGKTDFAHQYITMATHLYGKPRLADLKDGHKNTNDMSGWFGDTTDVAGVKPSIGNDDYKADLDAVNIVSSMKKNNSNFITASNNYYDKLENNVYNRAEEFKKNIDFNKVKNKIYNQLSESYILEKGRIVRLPSNINYIKEKYPQTYNFIKSVENNQNNIQDYYGEK
- a CDS encoding TIGR04197 family type VII secretion effector; protein product: MNILQSSKEQAASSATSLKTASNNISQEITVTKDTQTTVAGNTNAQNSIEVSNQTASKMSKVIQSMSNNIHSVAVEFQAMDNTLGTQLEGVKSLRGF
- a CDS encoding SA1320 family protein, which encodes MSKTDRVHKEIAESEYNSYVVGKEAKTNNYNKIGKTLDFNDNRSGNGEQIYALASDGSNALPNASLSERAKVKEITLLYRGSTNPLESVTGKAGEVGRDWGLNNTVLGLKIGTGQRGVTGQLEASADYLKEIMEKYPNAKINIYGHSLGSMDAQYALSSITDYSRINGAYIYNGPNIYSLLSYSQKVNVSALYDKIHNYVDSEDIVGLGYKEGEGAVGQVYKFVGLDKKTVPMLVGEKIAGPLGAMVGLAYGAFADQHLWGGYDFDADGNLIDRHGRRVKAWEKPEETAMLEKVSRSKEYLELLRKNKELTIDVNQDGKLDAKFSVDSLKATPLIPVGASGEIVINFPTLLILAGNLKALLNEIAQIKELLSISEQTNTDVESRKQSRTETLEQSIVRYLEQIELIKSIKKLDEFYSTLEDNKSKFEVLGEYNTYQFSRQFDWFGFSGFKHWCYQSGSAWDYSPTVKKLDKIKVSARKIAEGVKKTYYNEYSPQREAIITVSAKTDIARQGIATINSFKSNIAETFKGQGVRSKFDDGIAKPLGEVIRVEKTNMDAMEICIRSMRQSVIALADSHQANDTTIEQNWNTKQDVLGNYKVGKIPSDFNTFVEKSGLFDDLAVLKAFDKQVDDEANNLSSKMATSFTAYLTVAKDKSRNTYADLKETQASVVSLIPDFPTGIYYKEEKEEGEYDIHYYHTIEESIAVASAIKETEKLITELEKSYRDTIQTIDSAGGSLSTLKIELRNYLEDAIYNYSTLSEVIRAQRMIALVMNKINAQVISFSELVNQNKGKSIEALDSRMKELGVMTSHVSELISTCFGNK